Proteins encoded within one genomic window of Nitrospina gracilis 3/211:
- a CDS encoding type Z 30S ribosomal protein S14: protein MAKKSLIAKANRKQKFSVREYNRCKVCGRPRAFLRKFGLCRICFRQRALLGEVPGVTKASW, encoded by the coding sequence ATGGCGAAGAAATCGCTGATAGCCAAGGCCAACCGCAAGCAGAAATTCAGCGTGCGGGAGTACAACCGGTGCAAAGTGTGCGGCCGCCCGCGGGCGTTTCTCCGCAAGTTTGGTTTGTGCCGCATCTGTTTTCGGCAGCGGGCGCTGTTGGGGGAAGTCCCCGGCGTCACCAAGGCCAGCTGGTAA